In Archangium violaceum, the following are encoded in one genomic region:
- a CDS encoding amino acid adenylation domain-containing protein, translating to MADIATDSRTEELQKGEAFAFPASHAQARLFFLDRLDPGNAAYHMPFALRLTGPLDVAALERGLSEVYRRHEALRTRFEDVDGEVLQLIYPPEPLTLARVDLSTLPVGEREARAQAVCAEESARPFELSRDVLVRGWLLRLAEQEHLLLLVLHHIVADGWSMAVFARELLEVYAAAREGRPSPLPELELQYVDYSEWQHGWMQGDGPRKQAEFWKRKLAGPLPVLELPLDRPRPASQTFRGATLDFTLPRALVERLRAFSQREGATLFMTLLAGLDALLHRYSGAAELVVGTPVANRNRRELEGLVGLFVNTLAVRVSLEGNPGLGELVRRVRTETLDAYAHQELPFEKVVEELRLPRDLSVPPVFQVMLVLENQPQVPLRLAGLRVTPESIATRATKFDLTLSLAETEEGLRGFAEYSTDLFDEATVRRLLAHLERVLWGVETPEVGIADLPLLGDEERHRILGEWSRVPVLGGEGLTLPELFEAQARRTPDAVAVNEGDMTLTYRELNRRANQLAHHLRGLGVGPEVVVGISAERSLDMVVGLLGISKAGGAYLPLDPDYPEDRLAFMLRDSRVPVLVTQSRVARRIPSQGERRVLLDADRDMLAREREDDPRSGVGPEHLVYVIYTSGSTGRPKGVGVPHRGVARLVTGATYARLGPGERVLQFVSISFDVSTFELWGPLTNGGQVVVAPPGTPSLEELGQTLQRHRVSTLWLTAGLFHQMVEENLEGLAGVRVLIAGGDAVSAHHMRRVRERFPDCTLVNGYGPTEDSCFACTHVVPPRAPVDGFPIGRPIPGTEAYIVDSRLRPVPIGVPGELLLGGPGLARGYLGQPELTAERFIPHPFGEEAGARLYRTGDLARFLPDGRIEYLGRLDRQVKVRGYRVELGEIEEVLRTRPDVRDAVVLLRPDASGDKRLAAFVVPAPGATPSTAELRAALRERLPEYMVPTAWTFVPVLPLGPNGKVDRQRLLAAEATPVVESGPHRPAVTQEEHTLAEVWAQVLDIAPPGLDADFFALGGHSLLATRVVSRIREAFGVQLPLKALFEHPTLEGLAAHLRALKAGTGPLATVPLRPVERGGPLPMSFSQQRLWFLDQLETGSAFYNMSFAVRLAGRVEAKALAAAVRALVSRHEVLRTRLVSVDGEPRQVITPGEDVVLEQVSLQDVPEAERESRALSLARAWAERPFELARGPLLRLHLCTLSSERHVLVAAMHHAVSDGWSLQVLVRELGELYAAHLEGREPRLPALPIQYADHAAWQREWMGSGAFAEQLAYWRRQLSGDLSVLELPRDRPRPPRQRYRGSTLRRVLPVPLRTEVLAASQSAGVTPFMLALAAYMALLRRLTGQEDLLVGSPISGRNHREVEGLIGCFINTLVLRARVPESLPFGELLARVKQVCLDAYAHQDVPFEQLVESLQPVRSTQHTPIFQTMLIYNERGGVPVRFAALDASPVTVETGTSTFDLTLSVTDTGDGLTLEAEFDTDLFDAESVEGWLVGYEALLTEAMRVPARRVHELPVMDEATRRRITREWNLTSEARPAHQTLVALLAAQVARTPEAIAVSLDDQRLTYRALDQRARRVARYLRALGVGPEVRVGVCAERSLEMVIGVLGVIQAGGAYVPLDPTHPAERLGYMLEDADARVLLTQRKLEDRLPAMALPRLFLDDAELRTEDSAPLAPAAVLPENLAYVIFTSGSTGRPKGVMLAQREVCQRLAFGQAAYPLGEGSRVLQVASLGFDPSVLEIFHALSTGARLVLLPPGGNRDPSIIAHHVATQGVTSLELVPSMLELVLDQPRFTGSPSLRRVFVGGEAISLELQERFLATMSAELVNTYGPTEATVDVVHWTCRSVPGLQSVPIGRPISHSRMYVVDAHLRPVPVGVPGELLIGGDYLARGYQGRPDITAEKFVPDPFGDEPGARLYRTGDLSRYLPSGEIEFLGRTDHQVKIRGVRVELGEIEARLRTWPGIRDCVVVTRAYGPGDVRLVAYCVVRTEVPEAELPAWTESLRAHLSATLPPAMIPAYLVPLTALPVNSSGKVDRKALPAPEDAHGGPRAEAVAPRDPVEEALVDIWKSVLGQARVGITDDFFALGGHSMLALRLMAQVERRFGTRPPLDVLFESPTIASLAEHLRSRPGSQARSPRVLLRDGGSQPPLFWVHPVGGGVLCYQPLLQRLGQERAHHGLRSVGLLGGERPEELEELAREYVRAVVEVQPEGPVHLAGWSFGGVVAFEMARQLEARGRQVGALIAIDSMPDDGAELPEGWEALELAEVVGAELGLPAEECHALLSEGGLARLAQRGAEAGDVRPEDVRLLLEELRRNLGALRRYRPRPYLGRMVLVAAADRPHPLPQPLESLWRPLVPGGLEHHRLPGDHSQLVREPHVEAVAEIVRRVLSRWTL from the coding sequence ATGGCCGACATCGCGACCGACTCCAGGACCGAAGAGCTTCAGAAAGGCGAGGCGTTCGCCTTCCCCGCCTCGCACGCACAGGCGCGCCTGTTCTTCCTGGACAGGCTCGATCCGGGAAACGCCGCCTACCACATGCCCTTCGCGCTGCGGCTCACGGGTCCCCTGGACGTGGCGGCGCTCGAGCGGGGTCTCTCCGAGGTGTATCGCCGGCACGAGGCCCTGCGTACGCGCTTCGAGGACGTGGACGGCGAGGTGCTCCAGCTCATCTACCCACCGGAGCCGCTGACGCTCGCGCGGGTGGACCTGAGCACGCTGCCCGTGGGTGAGCGGGAGGCTCGCGCGCAGGCGGTGTGCGCGGAGGAGTCGGCGCGGCCCTTCGAGCTGTCGCGCGATGTGCTCGTGCGAGGCTGGCTGCTGCGGCTCGCCGAGCAGGAGCACCTCCTGCTGCTGGTGCTCCACCACATCGTCGCGGATGGCTGGTCCATGGCCGTCTTCGCACGGGAGTTGTTGGAGGTGTACGCGGCGGCGCGCGAGGGCCGGCCCTCTCCCCTACCGGAGCTGGAGCTCCAGTACGTGGACTACAGCGAGTGGCAGCACGGCTGGATGCAGGGGGACGGGCCGCGAAAGCAGGCGGAGTTCTGGAAGCGCAAGCTCGCGGGGCCGCTGCCGGTGCTGGAGCTGCCACTGGACCGGCCGCGTCCGGCGTCCCAGACCTTCCGCGGCGCCACGCTGGACTTCACGCTCCCCCGCGCGCTGGTGGAGCGGCTGCGGGCCTTCAGCCAGCGCGAGGGTGCCACGCTCTTCATGACGCTGCTGGCGGGCCTGGACGCGCTGCTGCACCGCTACTCGGGGGCGGCGGAGCTCGTCGTCGGCACGCCGGTGGCCAACCGCAACCGGCGCGAGCTGGAGGGGCTGGTGGGCCTCTTCGTGAACACGCTCGCGGTGCGCGTGTCGCTGGAGGGCAACCCGGGCCTGGGCGAGCTGGTGCGCCGGGTGCGGACGGAGACGCTGGACGCCTACGCGCACCAGGAGCTTCCGTTCGAGAAGGTGGTGGAGGAGCTGCGGCTGCCGCGCGATCTGAGCGTTCCACCCGTCTTCCAGGTGATGCTGGTGCTGGAGAACCAGCCCCAGGTGCCGCTGCGGCTCGCCGGACTGCGCGTCACGCCGGAGTCCATCGCCACGCGCGCGACGAAGTTCGACCTGACGCTGTCGCTCGCGGAGACGGAAGAGGGCCTGCGCGGCTTCGCCGAGTACAGCACCGACCTCTTCGACGAGGCCACCGTCCGCCGGCTGCTCGCCCACCTGGAGCGGGTGCTGTGGGGCGTGGAGACGCCGGAGGTGGGCATCGCGGACCTGCCGCTGCTGGGTGACGAGGAGCGCCACCGCATCCTCGGCGAGTGGAGCCGGGTGCCGGTCCTGGGCGGCGAGGGGCTCACGCTGCCGGAGCTCTTCGAGGCCCAGGCGCGGCGCACTCCGGACGCGGTGGCCGTCAACGAGGGGGACATGACCCTCACGTACCGGGAGCTCAACCGCCGGGCCAACCAGCTCGCCCACCACCTGCGCGGGCTGGGCGTGGGTCCCGAGGTGGTGGTGGGCATCAGCGCCGAGCGCTCGCTGGACATGGTGGTGGGGCTGCTCGGCATCTCCAAGGCGGGCGGCGCCTACCTGCCGTTGGATCCCGACTACCCGGAGGACCGGCTCGCCTTCATGCTGCGCGACAGCCGGGTGCCGGTGCTCGTCACCCAGTCGCGCGTGGCCCGGCGCATCCCCTCGCAAGGTGAGCGGCGGGTGCTGCTGGACGCGGACCGGGACATGCTCGCCCGCGAGCGCGAGGACGATCCGCGGAGCGGCGTGGGGCCGGAGCACCTCGTCTACGTCATCTACACCTCGGGCTCCACCGGCCGCCCCAAGGGCGTGGGTGTGCCGCACCGGGGCGTGGCGCGGCTGGTGACGGGCGCCACCTATGCGCGGCTCGGTCCCGGTGAGCGCGTGCTCCAGTTCGTGTCCATCTCCTTCGACGTCTCCACCTTCGAGCTCTGGGGGCCGCTCACGAATGGCGGGCAGGTGGTGGTGGCTCCGCCGGGGACGCCTTCGTTGGAGGAGCTGGGGCAGACGCTCCAGCGTCACCGGGTGAGCACGCTGTGGCTCACCGCGGGCCTCTTCCACCAGATGGTGGAGGAGAACCTGGAGGGCCTGGCCGGGGTGCGGGTGCTCATCGCTGGAGGCGACGCGGTCTCCGCGCACCACATGCGCCGTGTGCGTGAGCGCTTCCCGGACTGCACCCTCGTCAACGGCTACGGTCCCACGGAGGACTCCTGCTTCGCCTGCACCCACGTGGTGCCGCCGCGCGCGCCGGTGGATGGCTTCCCCATCGGGCGCCCCATCCCTGGTACCGAGGCGTACATCGTCGACTCGCGCCTGCGCCCCGTTCCCATCGGCGTCCCGGGGGAGCTGCTGCTCGGTGGCCCCGGGCTCGCGCGCGGCTACCTCGGCCAGCCGGAGCTGACCGCCGAGCGCTTCATCCCTCATCCCTTCGGCGAGGAGGCCGGGGCCCGGCTCTACCGCACGGGAGACCTCGCGCGGTTCCTGCCGGATGGCCGCATCGAGTACCTCGGGCGGCTCGATCGGCAGGTGAAGGTGCGCGGCTACCGCGTGGAGCTGGGGGAGATCGAGGAGGTGCTGCGGACGCGGCCGGACGTGCGTGACGCCGTGGTGCTGCTGCGGCCGGACGCCTCCGGAGACAAGCGGCTCGCCGCCTTCGTGGTGCCAGCTCCGGGCGCGACGCCCTCCACGGCGGAGCTGCGCGCGGCCCTGCGTGAGCGCCTCCCCGAATACATGGTGCCCACCGCGTGGACGTTCGTTCCGGTGCTGCCGCTCGGGCCCAACGGGAAGGTGGATCGGCAGCGGCTGCTCGCCGCCGAGGCCACGCCGGTGGTCGAGTCCGGGCCGCACCGCCCGGCCGTCACCCAGGAAGAGCACACGCTCGCGGAAGTGTGGGCCCAGGTGCTGGACATCGCTCCCCCGGGCCTGGATGCGGACTTCTTCGCGCTGGGCGGCCACTCGCTGCTCGCCACGCGCGTCGTCTCCCGCATCCGCGAGGCGTTCGGCGTCCAGTTGCCGCTCAAGGCCTTGTTCGAGCACCCGACTCTGGAGGGACTCGCGGCGCACCTGCGGGCGCTGAAGGCTGGCACCGGGCCGCTCGCCACCGTGCCGTTGCGGCCGGTGGAGCGGGGGGGACCGCTGCCCATGTCCTTCTCACAGCAGCGGCTGTGGTTCCTGGATCAGCTCGAGACAGGCAGTGCCTTCTACAACATGTCCTTCGCGGTGCGGCTCGCGGGGCGGGTGGAAGCGAAGGCGCTCGCGGCGGCGGTGCGAGCGCTGGTCTCCCGGCACGAGGTGCTGCGCACGCGGCTGGTGTCGGTGGACGGCGAGCCGCGCCAGGTCATCACTCCCGGCGAGGACGTGGTGCTGGAGCAGGTGTCGCTCCAGGACGTGCCGGAGGCGGAGCGGGAGTCGCGCGCTCTCTCCCTGGCGCGGGCCTGGGCGGAGCGGCCATTCGAGCTCGCGCGGGGGCCGCTGCTTCGCCTCCACCTGTGCACGCTCTCGTCCGAGCGGCACGTGCTCGTCGCCGCCATGCACCACGCCGTCTCGGATGGCTGGTCGCTCCAGGTGCTGGTGCGGGAGCTGGGTGAGCTCTACGCCGCGCACCTGGAGGGGCGCGAGCCGCGGTTGCCGGCGCTCCCCATCCAGTACGCCGACCATGCCGCGTGGCAGCGCGAGTGGATGGGCTCGGGTGCTTTCGCCGAGCAACTCGCGTACTGGCGGCGGCAGCTCTCCGGGGACTTGAGCGTGCTGGAGCTCCCGCGTGATCGGCCGCGTCCGCCGCGCCAGCGCTACCGGGGCAGCACCCTGCGCCGCGTGCTGCCCGTCCCGCTCCGCACCGAGGTGCTGGCGGCGAGCCAGTCCGCTGGGGTGACGCCCTTCATGCTGGCGCTCGCGGCCTACATGGCCCTGCTGCGCCGCCTCACCGGCCAGGAGGATCTGCTGGTGGGCTCTCCCATCTCCGGACGCAACCACCGGGAGGTGGAAGGGCTCATCGGCTGCTTCATCAACACGCTGGTGCTGCGCGCGCGGGTGCCGGAGTCGCTGCCCTTCGGCGAGCTGCTCGCCCGGGTGAAGCAGGTCTGCCTGGACGCCTACGCGCACCAGGACGTGCCCTTCGAGCAGCTCGTGGAGTCGCTGCAGCCGGTGCGCTCCACCCAGCACACGCCGATCTTCCAGACGATGCTCATCTACAACGAGCGAGGCGGCGTGCCGGTGCGCTTCGCCGCGTTGGACGCGAGCCCCGTGACGGTGGAGACGGGCACGTCCACCTTCGATCTCACCCTGTCGGTGACGGACACCGGGGACGGGCTCACGCTCGAGGCCGAGTTCGACACGGACCTCTTCGACGCGGAGTCGGTGGAAGGCTGGCTGGTGGGCTACGAGGCCCTGCTCACGGAGGCGATGCGTGTCCCCGCGCGCCGCGTCCACGAGCTGCCGGTGATGGACGAGGCCACGCGGCGGCGCATCACCCGCGAGTGGAACCTCACCTCGGAGGCGCGGCCGGCGCACCAGACCCTCGTGGCGCTGCTCGCGGCCCAGGTGGCGCGCACGCCGGAGGCCATCGCCGTGTCGCTGGATGATCAGCGGCTGACCTACCGCGCCCTGGATCAGCGCGCGCGCCGCGTGGCCCGCTACCTGCGGGCACTGGGCGTGGGGCCCGAGGTGCGGGTGGGCGTGTGCGCGGAGCGCTCGCTGGAGATGGTCATCGGCGTGCTGGGCGTCATCCAGGCGGGTGGCGCGTACGTGCCATTGGATCCCACGCATCCCGCCGAGCGGCTCGGGTACATGCTGGAGGACGCGGACGCCCGGGTGCTGCTCACGCAGCGGAAACTGGAGGACAGGCTGCCGGCCATGGCGCTCCCGCGCCTGTTCCTGGACGACGCGGAGCTGCGGACGGAGGACTCCGCGCCGCTGGCTCCCGCGGCGGTGCTGCCGGAGAACCTCGCGTACGTCATCTTCACCTCGGGCTCCACCGGCCGCCCCAAGGGCGTGATGCTCGCCCAGCGCGAGGTGTGCCAGCGGCTCGCGTTCGGACAGGCCGCGTACCCGCTCGGCGAGGGCAGCCGGGTGCTCCAGGTGGCGTCGCTCGGGTTCGACCCGTCCGTGCTGGAGATCTTCCATGCGCTGTCGACGGGGGCGCGGCTCGTCCTGCTTCCGCCCGGTGGCAACAGGGATCCGTCGATCATCGCGCACCACGTGGCCACCCAGGGCGTCACGAGCCTGGAGCTGGTGCCGTCCATGCTGGAGCTGGTGTTGGATCAGCCGCGCTTCACGGGCAGCCCGTCGCTCCGGCGCGTCTTCGTCGGCGGCGAGGCCATCTCGCTGGAGCTGCAGGAGCGCTTCCTCGCGACGATGTCCGCCGAGCTGGTCAACACCTACGGTCCCACCGAGGCCACGGTAGACGTGGTGCACTGGACCTGCCGCTCCGTGCCCGGCCTGCAGAGCGTGCCCATCGGCAGGCCGATCTCCCACTCGCGCATGTACGTGGTGGACGCGCACCTGCGGCCGGTGCCGGTGGGCGTGCCGGGCGAGCTGCTCATCGGCGGCGACTATCTCGCGCGCGGCTACCAGGGCCGGCCGGACATCACCGCGGAGAAGTTCGTGCCGGACCCGTTCGGGGACGAGCCCGGGGCGCGGCTGTACCGCACGGGAGACCTGTCGCGGTACCTGCCGAGCGGGGAGATCGAGTTCCTCGGCCGCACGGACCACCAGGTGAAGATCCGCGGGGTGCGTGTCGAGCTGGGGGAGATCGAGGCGCGCCTGCGCACGTGGCCGGGCATCCGCGACTGCGTGGTGGTGACGCGCGCCTACGGGCCGGGAGACGTGAGGCTCGTGGCCTACTGCGTGGTGCGCACCGAGGTGCCGGAGGCGGAGTTGCCGGCCTGGACGGAGTCGCTGCGCGCGCACCTGTCCGCCACACTGCCCCCCGCGATGATCCCCGCGTACCTGGTGCCGCTGACCGCGCTGCCGGTCAACTCGAGTGGCAAGGTGGACCGCAAGGCGCTGCCAGCCCCGGAGGACGCGCATGGGGGTCCGCGCGCGGAGGCCGTGGCGCCTCGCGACCCGGTGGAAGAGGCGCTCGTGGACATCTGGAAGAGCGTGCTCGGGCAGGCGCGGGTGGGCATCACGGACGACTTCTTCGCGCTGGGCGGCCACTCGATGCTGGCGCTGCGGCTGATGGCCCAGGTGGAGCGCCGCTTCGGCACGCGGCCGCCGCTGGACGTCCTCTTCGAGTCGCCCACCATCGCCTCGCTGGCGGAGCATCTGCGCTCGCGTCCCGGGTCCCAGGCGCGCTCTCCACGCGTGCTGCTGCGCGACGGTGGGTCCCAGCCGCCGCTCTTCTGGGTGCACCCGGTGGGCGGCGGGGTGCTCTGCTACCAGCCCCTGCTGCAACGGCTCGGTCAGGAACGTGCGCACCATGGCCTGCGCTCGGTGGGCCTGCTCGGCGGGGAGCGACCGGAGGAACTGGAGGAGTTGGCGCGCGAGTACGTGCGGGCCGTGGTCGAGGTTCAGCCGGAGGGTCCGGTGCACCTGGCTGGCTGGTCCTTCGGTGGCGTGGTGGCCTTCGAGATGGCGAGGCAGCTCGAGGCGAGGGGCCGGCAGGTGGGCGCGCTCATCGCCATCGACTCCATGCCCGATGATGGCGCCGAGCTGCCCGAGGGCTGGGAGGCGCTGGAGCTGGCGGAGGTGGTGGGCGCGGAGCTGGGGTTGCCGGCGGAGGAGTGCCACGCGCTGCTCTCCGAGGGGGGCCTCGCGCGGCTCGCTCAGCGTGGCGCCGAGGCCGGGGACGTGCGGCCCGAGGACGTGCGGCTCCTCCTGGAGGAGCTGAGACGGAACCTCGGGGCGCTGCGCCGCTACCGGCCCCGTCCCTACCTTGGGCGCATGGTGCTGGTGGCGGCCGCCGACCGGCCCCATCCGCTACCCCAACCGCTCGAGTCTCTCTGGCGGCCCCTCGTTCCCGGAGGGCTGGAGCACCACCGGCTCCCGGGCGATCACTCCCAGCTCGTGCGCGAGCCCCATGTCGAAGCGGTAGCGGAAATCGTCCGGCGCGTGCTCTCGCGCTGGACACTTTGA
- a CDS encoding cupin-like domain-containing protein, with amino-acid sequence MSKRPVDVRENLTPEEFIHEYIEKNRPVIVTGAMKNWRAPSTWTPESFRELFGDMPVEVTADGPVVLEKMPFSAFYEHLKAASEGPGEPDGSIDKLRYMRMRELESLEKVNGDWARPGFMPEGGYVIPFAPFGMDPTRKRFPGFGLFISPKGAASKLHVDGIRSNAIVCQVYGSKRCFMFAPDQEALLPDQESRRARKLKRLDYERPDFGKAKMVEFDVNPGEIVFVPRQWFHEVHTLNTSISLTYNFVHGCEALGFASWFLRTSITNPASHNVG; translated from the coding sequence ATGAGCAAGAGACCCGTTGACGTCCGCGAGAACCTGACCCCCGAGGAGTTCATCCACGAGTACATCGAGAAGAACCGACCCGTCATCGTGACGGGCGCGATGAAGAACTGGCGCGCCCCGTCCACCTGGACGCCCGAGAGCTTCCGGGAGCTCTTTGGCGACATGCCGGTGGAGGTGACGGCGGACGGTCCCGTCGTGCTGGAGAAGATGCCGTTCTCGGCCTTCTACGAGCACCTGAAGGCCGCCAGCGAGGGCCCGGGCGAGCCGGACGGCAGCATCGACAAGCTGCGCTACATGCGCATGCGCGAGCTGGAGTCGCTGGAGAAGGTGAATGGCGACTGGGCGCGGCCCGGCTTCATGCCCGAGGGTGGCTACGTCATCCCCTTCGCCCCGTTCGGGATGGATCCCACGCGCAAGCGCTTCCCGGGCTTCGGGTTGTTCATCTCCCCCAAGGGCGCGGCCAGCAAGCTGCACGTGGATGGCATTCGCTCCAATGCCATCGTCTGTCAGGTGTACGGCTCGAAGCGCTGCTTCATGTTCGCCCCGGACCAGGAGGCGCTGCTGCCGGATCAGGAGTCGCGCCGCGCGCGCAAGCTGAAGCGGCTGGACTACGAGCGTCCGGATTTCGGCAAGGCGAAGATGGTGGAGTTCGACGTCAACCCCGGAGAGATCGTCTTCGTGCCTCGCCAGTGGTTCCACGAGGTGCACACGCTGAACACCAGTATCTCGCTGACGTACAACTTCGTGCACGGCTGCGAGGCGCTCGGCTTCGCGTCGTGGTTCCTCCGTACGTCCATCACCAACCCGGCGTCCCACAACGTCGGGTAG
- a CDS encoding bifunctional chorismate mutase/prephenate dehydratase → MSDVPDLQQLRVAIERVDEDLLDALRRRMDLAEDIARAKLAAASPIRDQRREDLLLRRIRAAAVARQLDPHEVERLYRFIMEMSVARQQALVTTLDTTPLRVAYPGVEGSYSHLTAHKRYGGRPGGVLLTGFDTSRGAVDALRQGEVDLALLPIENTTAGAMYETYDALAEEGITIISELVGQVQHRLLGLPGAKLESLRIVRSHPQALLQCETFLREQLPWVLQLPELDTGGAAQRVREGNDPTVAAIASDSAAQRFGLEVLARDLQGASADFTRFLEVAREATPLPADVPCKTSLLMVLENRPGTLSKALLVLAEHGVNLARLESRPLPGTPWAYRFFLDLEGHAASASIEAVLQALRPYTTAMRLLGTYPRVELPPG, encoded by the coding sequence ATGTCGGACGTTCCGGATCTGCAGCAACTGCGTGTAGCCATCGAGCGGGTGGACGAGGATCTCCTCGACGCCCTGCGCCGCCGGATGGATCTGGCCGAGGACATCGCCCGGGCCAAGCTGGCCGCGGCGTCCCCCATCCGGGATCAACGGCGGGAGGATCTGCTGCTGCGCCGCATCCGCGCCGCGGCGGTGGCCCGTCAGCTGGATCCCCATGAGGTGGAGCGTCTCTACCGCTTCATCATGGAGATGTCCGTGGCCCGGCAGCAGGCGCTGGTGACGACGCTGGACACCACGCCGCTCCGGGTGGCCTACCCGGGCGTGGAGGGCTCCTACAGCCACCTGACGGCGCACAAGCGCTACGGGGGCCGGCCCGGCGGAGTGCTCCTCACCGGCTTCGACACCTCGCGCGGCGCGGTGGACGCGCTCCGCCAGGGCGAGGTGGACCTGGCGCTGCTGCCCATCGAGAACACCACCGCGGGGGCCATGTACGAGACGTACGATGCGCTCGCCGAGGAGGGCATCACCATCATCTCCGAGCTGGTGGGCCAGGTGCAGCACCGGCTGCTCGGGCTGCCCGGGGCGAAGCTGGAGTCGCTGCGCATCGTGCGCTCCCATCCGCAGGCCCTGCTCCAATGCGAGACCTTCCTGCGCGAGCAGCTGCCCTGGGTGCTCCAGCTCCCCGAGCTGGACACGGGCGGCGCGGCCCAGCGGGTGCGCGAGGGGAATGATCCCACCGTGGCGGCCATCGCCAGTGATTCGGCGGCGCAGCGCTTCGGGCTGGAGGTGCTGGCGCGCGATCTCCAGGGAGCCAGCGCGGACTTCACCCGCTTCCTCGAGGTGGCGCGGGAGGCCACGCCCCTGCCCGCGGACGTGCCCTGCAAGACGTCGCTGCTGATGGTGCTGGAGAACAGGCCCGGCACGCTCAGCAAGGCGCTGCTGGTGCTCGCCGAGCACGGGGTGAACCTGGCCCGGCTGGAGTCCCGGCCGCTGCCGGGCACACCGTGGGCCTACCGCTTCTTCCTGGACCTGGAGGGGCATGCCGCCTCCGCGTCGATCGAGGCCGTGCTCCAGGCCCTGCGGCCCTACACCACCGCGATGCGGCTGCTCGGCACCTATCCCCGCGTGGAGTTGCCCCCGGGCTAG
- a CDS encoding acyltransferase family protein, with protein MGRAKPEFLELTSLRAFAALHVVLFHNLYLLGDSARALPAWVHTLVSTGFVSVSFFFLLSGFVLAYAYGDTGPEKPLDRGAFWKARVARIYPIYLLSFLLDAPRAVGYFLDHHPPLLGALKSMVAGAAYLGLVQAWLPQLASAWNAPGWSLSNEAFFYLLYPLLAERVGRLRARWLVPMLAACTGASLLLTAPFVWGIDAAASGFWMGLAGFNPLMRLPEFLAGIVLGRMYLLRHSQSLPVPPALRLLAPAGAAGLLGVLLVSPRIPPLLLHNGLLLPLFAMIVYGLALRQTPGQHWLRHPVLVLLGRSSFGLYILHQPIKSYVVQAGSALGVTPGPLLFSCYLGVAVLFSLAAFHWVEEPARQWLRAVLRRRRRQADGLMAEA; from the coding sequence ATGGGTCGAGCCAAGCCCGAGTTCCTGGAGCTGACCAGCCTGCGTGCCTTCGCGGCGCTGCACGTGGTGCTGTTCCACAACCTGTACCTGCTCGGGGATTCGGCGCGTGCGCTTCCGGCCTGGGTCCACACGCTCGTCAGCACGGGGTTCGTCTCCGTCAGCTTCTTCTTCCTGCTGTCGGGGTTCGTGCTCGCGTACGCCTACGGAGACACCGGGCCGGAGAAGCCGCTGGACCGTGGAGCGTTCTGGAAGGCCCGGGTGGCGCGCATCTACCCGATCTACCTGCTGAGCTTCCTGCTCGATGCCCCGCGCGCGGTCGGCTATTTCCTCGACCACCACCCTCCCCTGCTCGGGGCCCTCAAGTCGATGGTGGCCGGAGCCGCGTACCTGGGACTGGTACAGGCCTGGCTGCCGCAGCTCGCCTCGGCCTGGAACGCCCCGGGCTGGTCGCTGTCGAACGAGGCCTTCTTCTACCTGCTGTACCCCCTGCTGGCGGAGCGGGTGGGACGGCTCCGCGCGCGGTGGCTGGTGCCCATGCTCGCCGCCTGCACCGGTGCCTCGCTGCTGCTCACCGCGCCCTTCGTCTGGGGCATCGATGCGGCGGCGAGTGGCTTCTGGATGGGCCTGGCCGGCTTCAACCCGCTGATGCGGTTGCCCGAGTTCCTGGCCGGCATCGTGCTCGGACGGATGTACCTCCTGAGGCACTCCCAGTCCTTGCCGGTACCGCCGGCCCTGCGACTGCTCGCGCCCGCCGGAGCCGCCGGGCTCCTGGGCGTGCTGCTGGTGAGCCCTCGCATCCCCCCGCTGCTGCTGCACAATGGGCTGTTGCTGCCGCTGTTCGCGATGATCGTCTACGGGCTGGCCCTCCGGCAGACGCCGGGCCAGCACTGGCTGCGGCACCCCGTGCTCGTCCTCCTGGGGCGCTCCAGCTTCGGCCTCTACATCCTCCACCAGCCCATCAAGAGCTACGTGGTCCAGGCGGGCAGCGCCCTGGGGGTGACCCCCGGACCCCTCCTCTTCTCCTGCTACCTGGGCGTGGCCGTGCTCTTCTCCCTGGCGGCCTTCCATTGGGTGGAGGAGCCGGCACGCCAGTGGCTGCGCGCGGTGCTGCGCCGTCGCCGCCGCCAGGCGGACGGGTTGATGGCCGAGGCGTAG
- a CDS encoding cold-shock protein — protein MAIGTVKWFNDAKGFGFITQEGGGEDLFCHHSAIQADGFRSLQEGQKVEFDVARGPKGLQAQNVRLA, from the coding sequence ATGGCAATCGGTACCGTGAAGTGGTTCAACGACGCGAAGGGCTTCGGTTTCATCACGCAGGAGGGCGGGGGCGAGGATCTCTTCTGCCACCACAGCGCGATCCAGGCCGACGGCTTCCGCTCCCTTCAGGAAGGGCAGAAGGTCGAGTTCGATGTCGCCCGCGGCCCCAAGGGTCTGCAGGCGCAGAACGTCCGCCTCGCCTGA